The following coding sequences are from one Natrarchaeobius halalkaliphilus window:
- a CDS encoding amidohydrolase family protein gives MVQRIDAFGHITPPEFYDEMSDVHSTPALHNLYFEPIWNVDRRLEDMDDHGIDKQVLTLANPPIWRGIDPDDALPLTRLANDLVREVADDHPDRFIPVATIPFATEEYVEEFERCLTDLDMHGVQIFSNVDGRPVDSPGHMALYETAANAGVPVWIHPQLHEWYDWLSEYEIHRTIGWPFDTTAAMARMVFGGAFEQNPDLDVIVHHLGGMVPFFIGRITTFFEARVNNPDMYPEFEAPDFSTTVREQFQNFYGDTVIGGEVPPFECGRSFFGDDGVVFATDYPFGPEGGRRFMKQAVDVVDSVEDDDAYEAISSGNVQSLL, from the coding sequence ATGGTTCAGCGTATCGACGCGTTCGGACACATCACGCCACCCGAATTTTACGACGAGATGAGTGACGTCCACTCGACGCCGGCACTTCACAACCTGTACTTCGAGCCGATCTGGAACGTCGATCGGCGCCTCGAGGACATGGACGATCACGGCATCGACAAGCAGGTGCTCACGCTCGCGAACCCGCCGATCTGGCGCGGGATCGACCCCGACGATGCGCTCCCACTGACGCGGCTGGCGAACGATCTCGTCAGAGAGGTCGCGGACGATCACCCGGACCGGTTCATTCCGGTTGCGACGATTCCGTTCGCGACCGAGGAGTACGTCGAGGAGTTCGAACGCTGTCTGACGGATCTCGACATGCACGGCGTTCAGATCTTCTCGAACGTCGACGGCCGTCCGGTCGATTCTCCGGGGCACATGGCGCTCTATGAGACCGCGGCGAACGCCGGGGTTCCGGTCTGGATCCATCCACAGCTTCACGAGTGGTACGACTGGCTGTCGGAGTACGAGATCCACCGGACGATCGGGTGGCCGTTCGATACGACCGCCGCGATGGCCCGGATGGTCTTCGGCGGCGCGTTCGAACAGAACCCCGACCTGGACGTCATCGTTCACCACCTCGGCGGAATGGTCCCGTTCTTCATCGGTCGAATCACGACGTTCTTCGAGGCTCGAGTGAACAATCCGGACATGTATCCGGAGTTCGAGGCCCCCGACTTCTCGACCACCGTTCGAGAGCAGTTCCAGAACTTCTACGGCGACACCGTCATCGGTGGCGAAGTTCCGCCGTTCGAGTGCGGACGGAGCTTTTTCGGAGACGACGGCGTCGTCTTCGCGACGGACTACCCGTTCGGACCCGAGGGCGGACGACGGTTCATGAAACAGGCCGTCGACGTCGTCGACAGCGTCGAGGACGACGACGCCTACGAGGCAATCTCGAGCGGGAACGTCCAGTCGCTGCTGTAG